The genomic interval taaaGCATTCCAAAACTTTGTCACTACTGGGCATTTATAAAAGAAGTGTTCGTAGTCTTCTACTTAATTACAATGAATACGCAAAGGAGAATCCAATAACTTCCAAGCTAATGAATTTAAATTCGTGGCTACAAAACTAtccaataactttatttaaaactgtttgacGTTATTATCTACAATGGATTTATGAGCAGTAAAGTACCAAGAGTTCTAGCAAATATGCTCTTCACACCGTCGATACAAATAACCATAAATGTAAGGCTTTTCAGAAAAATTGcttaatacatatttgatatatttggttATTCGtcatatcattgaaataattggAGACTTATTACTAAATAgaaattttgtatttacatttgtatttgtaGATCCATCCGATGTAAGAGTTTCTTTCCAACTGTAAGGAATTGCTTGTTTTAACGTATTTACTTCTGCAATgcacttttgtttatttttgagcTTACAATACAATTCGCGTCTAAGTTGCCCTAATTCGATAGACTATCGTTTATGTAAAGTATGTCGGAATCAATTCCGTTCTTAAGGAGaggccttttttattttgatgaattaattaccccatattatttattttctaatattgaAGTAAATAGATTATTGTATTCCTCCAACAGTGGAGagcataacatatttataacatataatacatgaatatacacttgatatataatcataacataGAAAGGAATAGGAAAATGATATGCATGACATCAATTTCACTTGTATTTCAATGTGTTgtattatataagaatattCTTGTATACAGAGGATTTAGAAATACAAAAAATCGTTCTTTGACAGATTTCTATGCagaaaaaagtaaaagtaaTATGATGTAAGCCCGAAGTAAATTGTAATCGTAATCAAAGGAAAAATGATAAGAAGTGCAAGTAGGcatcatttaattaaattatttctaacacattagaaacaaacaattctTCAGAAAGCGAAGTAGAATTAGTACTCGTATGTATAGAAATATTGCATCTAGACATCTATTGGAAACATCTTGTCAAGAGTAATTtacgttttattaaataattttaaataattgtgtaCAATGTACGAATACGTATAACACGTTGATTCGctgtattgttttacaaatattaataaattttatttatatcaaaaataatatctatAAATGCATGTGAATGCATCAAGCGCCACATTGTAGTACCGGACATGTACATATGCAAGATAACACTGTTATCTAAAATCATAGAGTTAAAACATGCTTTGCTGTGTATTCAATGTGCAAGGGATCATTCGTCTCAGTAAACAACCGCCACAGATAACAGACATAGAAAGCCATGTAGTATAAATATACAAGTTATACAGAGGTTTAAGTATTGAACCGTATATATATGTAGTACAAAGGCATAATCTATCACTGTCCGTAAAAATGAACAGCAATGTGATATTTTACAGATAAACTTTTTCTGTTTCAATGATTGTATATTATaatcactttttaaaacattggaGACAACTATTTGGTGTTgcttaaaataatcaaatcaaatctatataccagcaatcttttattttttcttaaaacgttaatgtttaattatcattattttttgaaattttattattcaaagcagGGTAATCATTTTTACCTATTTAAGTTTCTATTCGGAAATAGAAAGATTCAAAAAGCATGTTTTTTCTTGAAGCAATATGACGCTTAAATAGGTTTAAAGAAtgctaataaatacaaaaaaaaatattgaatccAAATCGTGCATTTAGGATCTGACTGCTAAATTATCAAATGGTTTAACTGTTTTGATAATGACACAATAGTGATTTGGTGTCAtgttcatttaatgcaaacaactcaataaaacatttgcatGAGAATGATGATGTAATATATATGGGTGTGGGTCTTGCACGGAAcacatgtgattttttttttaaatcactctgtacaaaaataaatgttacagacgttatatatgttttatatatgcagcattcaataatgattaaatcTAAACAAAGTGTGACCATAAACATTTAGGAACGTTcgtgggtcttgcatgcgacacttCGCCTTAATGTTCCAAACTAATAAGTGAGCGAAGACAATTTAAATCATTCCGTGCATGACAacgttacagcccggacaacaCTAAAGTGCTACCTTGAAATTTCCAGTGTGGTTTCTTTAAAAATCCCTCGATGCATTACAGCCCGAATACAATCAACTGTACTATTTACGCATATATGCAACATTCCATAAATGTATCTCTGGAAgtctgaccttgacctctgaggTAGGTTATAAGTCGCTTTATCTAAACCACAATATCTATGTCCTTTGtacagaaaaacatttttgtaagtTTGTTATCCATTGTCTTAAAGCGCCAGAATGCTCGGCTTTTGGTAAATTTTTAGGAACTAGTAAAGTATTTTCAGCTTACAAgggcatttttttattgtgcatGCTTATATTAAATTGATTCTTTAAAATGGTTACATATATATACGGCACAATCCGAAGAATGTTAAACGGACATTTGTTTTACACTCACCAAAAATAATAGGTTCATGTTCGTATATGTACACATACCCTGTGTTTATCTGAAGCTGCGATCCCGCCGACGTGTGTTACAGTGCTACCGTCATCGCTGCCATCAACTTCCTCCTCAATTCTGCAAACGTCTCTCAAAACGTCGAACAAGCTGTTTAGagctttattgttttcttttaggcaaaatattttaaaagtctgCTTATGTTCAAGTTCTTTCATCTGCAATTTGGCCTCCGACACTGTCTTATTAAATGATTTGCTCCTTAGATACAGCTGACCCGTAGAAGAActcatttcaaactttttattttgttcctCTTCTTCATCAGCCAAAACTATGTTTTTCTCGCACACGGATGCAATGCTGGAAAATCTTTCGCAATTTTCGTCGTTAAATTTGCATGCTTCCCGTCTTACCTGACTAATTACATCTTCTACGGAACGTTTCAGTCTAGTTTCCAAACTATCAAGATCTGAATTGCGCTTTTCGGCTTGCAGTtgacttgtttcttttttacgTTTGCTTTCTTCCTTCAAACGCATACTGGCATACTTAAGCTCAGTTAAAGCTGCTTGCATGTTATTTACTATGTCGCAATGAATCGTTCCCGCCTCCTTTAGTAGGTCAACAACTTGTTCTCCACATGAAAGATGTCCCGAGTTGAGGCATCGACCACAAATCACACACTCGTAAACCTTACAAAGAAATAACGCCTTCTCAGTCGGATGTTCTTTACAACTGTCCTTTGGGATGTCTCGCATACTCAACTTTGTCTTTTCATCACCTTCTTCATACATATCGATGATGTGACTTTGAAATGCCCTTCCTTTTTTATGAATTCCTAAACACGCTTTTCCAGTGTGCCCACACGTCTTGCAAAATCCAAGTGCTGTTTCATCGAAGCATATTTCACACTCATATTCCGCTGATTCcatttcaaaactttatttctGTGAACGCAATTGACATCAGAGATATCAGAAAAATGTCGATTAATAAAATCATTGCAAGCATAAATCTTCAATATCAACCTGATTACTTAGGGGCACACAATTTAGGTGGTGTTAAAACCCGGCAAATCCAGCTACCGCACGACAAGGTACTTATTACTTATGTAATGGATGGTTTTTAGAAGGCAATAGCTGCTATGGAGATATAATAATGGTTTTCTTCTTTGGTGCCTCTGTTGGTTGGATTTTTCGAGCAATTATGTCAAAATGACGTTTTATGATAGTCCGGGTATTATATTTCTAGGAAATCACAGGTTTTATAATGCAAACTGTACCATTAAGcatgtaaaacataatattctacatttgttcaaataaGTACTAGAAATGATACTCATCGGGTACTCAAAATAAAcagtaagtaaaataaataattttgcttTTTGTATGTTTTCCTTTAATCGCTTTCATGGTCTGcgaaataaaacatcataacaaaaatatcaaaattattaatacCAGTTAAAGAGATGTTGTATCTCTTTATGTCTAGGTATGGCACTCGTTAATCTACATAAtccatacacacacacacacacacacacacacacacatatatatatatatatatatatatatatatatatatatatatatatatatatacatgtaaattattatacataaaatactCAAAACGGCAAGCGCATGAATACCATCTCTAAGATTAAGATTTTCAAAAGGCGACCTCTTCGTTTATTGTTTTTGGTTACCGTAGTAATATTCGATTTAAAACACCATCAAATCATCCAAAACCAATCAAAATGTACaatcaatttaataaataagacTCATCAGAATAGTTGCcaaaaatatttgcatgttatgtgttctttttttatctttttcgaATTTCAACAATCAaccgaaaaaaacaaacagattctgacaattaaatttgttttattcttttaagttgctcattataataacataaaaacaatcagtttgataattattgatatCGAGTCTACCGATTCCGGGATTACTCGAGATTATTTACGTATTCCGATACCGACTGTGACGAAAAACTTGGTATCGACACTGTGATATCGGATTCCCCAATATTGATACCGGGTTTTAGCACCACCCAGGCAATTTACTTCCTTATTGAATAATAGCATTAAACATAGCCAAGGGTGACAAAATCACACGTGGAAAAAGTAATTTACTCATTTGTAGTGTTagagaaacaatttatttaaccGACTCAAAGATGAATACCTCGATATAATTccatacaaaataataacacGAATATACACAGGACGCATTCAACAGTATTGGTATAGGTAAGTTTCAACTACCGGTATCCGGGACCGATTACCGAAAACCCGGGATCATTTATATCGAtcaagtggcctagccgagcactcactAATGTCCCACTCATGCAAAACACTTAATAcggatatacctttcactcCAAAATATCTtgaccgttatgtgattacagaggattaactcactgagtgtgagtgagagtgattgttTTGAATTCGGTCCTAAGGAAAGGTTAAAAGGTTCTGACACATTTCAGAACTATGTTTTAATCTTCTTGATACATATATTATAGATCTAGTGTAATGTTTAGACTCAAGGAACTTAAGTATACATCATTATTATGAATCATACAATAAGGAAAtagaaaagtttaaaaataatttatcacaagcttacccttgtttgccgtgtaatatacccattacgaatattggTATCTTACACATGAGTAACTTAACCTATCAGACAATTATAatggctagactaatcacacgtgacctagatatccctccgcattgtttgttaACAAAATGGCGACTATAAGGTTACCAGTATGCTCATCTGTCAGCGTCAATGGTCGCGGCATAGGAATAATAACCATGCAGAAAACCACTAAAAATGACGAAAAATATACTGTGATTTTTGAAGGCTGCgagttttaaattgatattccCGTTTCCAGGCTAAATTAAGTAAATTGCACGAAAGCTGGAAACACAGCTCGGTTTTAGAGCGCCACTGACGACGAACTGTAGGACTTTCTTGTTAAACAGAAAAACAAGAGTACTGTTACTAAAACTTCCCATGACTTGAAATTACTTACCTACAATCTTCACAGCGAAAGTGAAACAGCCTTAAATCAGCGATATCCAACCAAATGAGCTTTGCAATCTCTTGTGCAAATTTTTGTCGGTGTATAAAACACCTGGTGGCCCCAACAATGAGCTCACAACTCTCCGTGGTTTCCTTCGTAGCTTTGATCGATGTTTACGTGATCAAAACTACGGATATTCTTTGATTCATGGGATTGAATTTGGTAAACTCAAAGAGGTGTCTTAGGCCAAAGAAAACCCCGCAAAAGGCTCTCTTattttcatgaactcgtttaataaaattttgtattaaatgacaactcgtgtcagatcctatatatttACTATGATTATGAGCAacactgttttatgtttttctactgttttatatgttaaatgtgaTGATGCTCGTGTTTTGTAAAACTATAAGcaatttattatgtattacTTTACTTTAAATCAACTAAAGAATAGAAAGTGATCtcacatttaaacatttgaacatttctcatatagaatttcaagtattttataaataaccAGTCTTGtatatgatttcatttttgCTTTAATTAAACTGTTAATTTAACTTCATTCACATGgtttaataattgtataatcgctgttacaaaattatattgtgtCTTATATCATCCGAATAGGAATACTTTTCTGTAAGCTATTATACTCAGTTCGAGGGGTAAATGCGAACAGTTTCTAAGTGACTTTAAACCGCTTTCACCTCTCGAGCTGTTATTTGCTTTAATTTATGATACCGCTTATCATTCCATGCCTTAACTGTTTCTTTCCCTAATAGTATTTTATAGCTGTGAGTTTCATGAAATTTCTTAAACAACAGACTTGGCTGCACAAATGTCACGTATCAATTTAATATCACTATTTGTTCCATTGTCATTATATTTAATCCATTCAACTAAAACTCTATGTGATTCTAATAATAGTGTGACCAGTATtagttaaatgttgttgttgatttttcatttcGAACAGTCAATTGGATTAAAAAGGTCATTTTAAAAAACCAAGAACCAAAAACAGAACTGAACGaatacataaattgaatgatTGGGAGAATTAAGCCAATCGGTTCATGTATGGGCTCGCATAAATACAGCTCTTAGtttcaattataatattatttttcatatcttCACTTTTAAGTGATCGTTGATGCAGTGTCAAATTAGTTTTGTTAGAAAATGAAACAGAGTTATAACTTttgacgaaaaataaaaatatttaattcttaCTTTTCGGTGATATTTGGAGTTTTATTAGAGAAATAACAGCCgtgaattgatattttcactgcaaactaaGGAGTGATAATATCAACTTAAAGAGCTATGGTGGCAtttaactgccgtaagataacctgctaacgtttgtgatttgtttcttgttaaccacttaattttcgcgattaTTATTtaggccttttttatttgattctatgttttacGAACACCGCCGCgcaaaaaaactcatttttgaaataaaaataaaattgtgatttcggtttttttttatttccgccgATGAAACTTTATCGCGGCAAATCATAAAAAGCAGAGGACATCGCAATAGCTGtaaaaatattggtgtaaacatttctgaaaaagtttaagccaatgaaaaacattcatcggATTTGCAGGCTGGTGATAAAAACCTGGTATCCGGTACCTGGAATCCCCCGGTATCCGGTATCACTGTCTGATACCGAATTATGTTGATATCAGGGTTTATATCAGATGATAAATCCAAGTATCCACGGTCCGTTATTAATTGCTTTTTGACAaccaatgcatactttaaataacacggtatcaacataatccggtatCATAAACTGTGATAACGGCTTTTCTCGATATCGATACCTGGTACCGGGTTATAGTTCACCCGGATCATCCTTTGTGGGAGGGTGatttccggtttatttccgggttataacAGCGATAAATATGGACTAATTATcgttccaggtttgttattatttatttatttttattagatttgtcatttaaatgagtttatattacattattgtgatataatttgaatgtcatgagctataaatcgcttgactgtttacctggacagtttagttctggtgggtggggtagatggttcagaaaagactgcggttactattcttattggagtattattaataacaaaaaatatcatctattctaaaacatttgttttgaaaattaacacaaataatacattaggctgttttactatctgacagtgataatctataatgaggaatctgtatgtTCATTACCAGGTACAGTATAACtatgtaatagtcttatgaatgaacatatataaatcatcatcaatataaattatgatatttatactgctctgtgtgttttattactatgtaataaaaatTTACTTAGAAACAGTAATTATGTTATGCTGTCACCTTTGTAGTGTTCTCAGCTTCTGAATGATACTAGTTACTACATATGGtaagttatgtttaaacattatgatggccaccggactagtcacatacacccaggcctggaattaaatcggagtccagattgtcttaaaacccatccataaataagtctgagagtaactattttttttataaaaaatatactttaagtgttccattcctttctttacagatatgatatGCAGATGTTATCTACTGAGACCATcactttcaatgaagaacatcactacaatcggttgggctgctagattggtagcaatATGATGTAAGCTAGTGCCTCTTGACACACTATTGTTGGttgggcatctattgcttactggaccgctatattggatggaccatacgtgttggttgaacaacagttactataaatggttggaccggaagtgttggttggaccaccagtgttgtttggactgcttgttggacagaatgtgtgatggacaactagtattatttgaatcactgttggatagacagcttttgttttatcagacagctataatcagttgatttacaagttCCTGGATCGCTAGTTCCTGGCGGTTAAATATTCCCTGTACagaaggaaacaaaaaagctcttttgctaactgtaacaatgacatggttggtgaattggtatcagacaatttgcagccaagacaacacagtgAAGTGATAGCCGATTCCTTAAACTCTAAATGGCAAATCATAGAGAATACATCATAGCTTTtgcttttctgtgtgtttttttccccgaccaaaaaataaaattccagaaatgtaattttatttttatttttatttcctcctcctacGACACTTCACAACTCTGGCCGTTcgtaaacatataattaaaaaaaggccttagctatctagttaatattcgcgttaCCGtttcggtaagataaatatcatcagactaaaaacaggcttgaaagtgcccagaactgccacctacTACCTTTTTTAGCGGAACAGCACTTACACGTTTGTTTGATAGCAATATTCTTGTTTCTTGACATGTGTTTTCTGTAATATGAACAGTGCTGGCAACTTTGATATTCCATTCCCTATGGGGTATGAGTCACGCGTAACAACGCGGCAATTGCAATTATCACcccaaaaagaacattttgaatgaatgattatttgaagaaatgacaacaataatgaatatcatttaaaataatattgagaCCTGGTAAGGCAGCCGGGTTCATATCATAATGTGCTTACAGAAGGATACGAACGCTTATAGATGTCTCTTCCGACGTTATATCGATTTCAAATGAAAGacgtaatatttatatttgcatcCAATACCCGACTTAGTTTTGTTCCCAGATTCCGATCTTCATTTGATGAAGATCGAACTTCCTTTTCATCGACTAGATCAATTATTCGCCCGCCTTTTCGCTACATCATGGCTTCATGTACATATAGGTTAGGAGTGACCATTTCTAGTCACTGCCATAGGGGCAGgttgtgttgttttgatataccacgCCCCCGCCCGTTCTTTTTTGAGCAGGGTCATCTCAGCAAATATGGGGAAATACAGTTGTCGCcaccctttacaaagataatagaataaaaattaaattatttttttgacagttatcacaagttacagttaccacatcatattcttactaaaaaatgattataaaaaacgggcgggggcgtggtgtgtcaaaacaacgcaacttGCCCCTGTGGTCACTGCTGGATATTAGTAGAGATAAAGAAACAGAGTGAATATAGTAACGAATTGAGCGACATTGAGATCCGGACTCCTTGGTGCTTTAATTTTCATGGTGTAAAACACCGATACACGCCATTCACTTTTCCTGTGTTTTAACCAATACTAAATTCGTCAATTCTGCATTCTCCAATTTCCCCATTTCTTCTTATGCCTTGCGTCAGACAAGGCTGCCGCTACTGGTACAATATTGGAACGTATTTTGATATCACGCTGTCGGGTTTTAATACACTGGACCTTCCGCCCCGAAGGTTGGGCTTTACTTCTTAGCTATTGTGGCGAATGTAAAGCAATGTTATCCTGTGTTTtatctcaactcaactcaactcaactcaactcatctttatttccaccattAGCGGTGATATTCATATTATGTACAAATAGTTACTATGAAGGCATGATAtctatatacatgatatatgtacatacacaaTAATTAGCATATTATATCAACATGCATATTGAAAATCAATAgatattaaaaaagaatttcttaaaaatcaatttaagcaaatttatataaagaagACGTTGAAGGTCATAGAAAGAATTATCAACCAATATTTGTACACAATATGGACTATGCACACTTTGCTGAATGTAAGCCTCCTACAACAGTTTCATCCTCGTTAACGTCCTAAGCTGAAGCtgcaattcaaatatattttgtccgTTAAACTAAAAACGTGTGTTTAGTACATTTTCTTTAGGTTGAATACCCTTTAGTAGTTCTTCAACtgtatgaaacatatttatctATGGCTGCCAGAGTGTCACATGCAGCACAAAACTATAAGCAGGCAAGACTAAGAAAACGGTGGTAAGTTATAAGTGGAGTGACTTTGAATACTGTCTTTTTAAGTAAcacattgtttttcataatacttttgtacagtttttattatttgtagtTTGTTACGATAAGAGCTATATAATCATAcctatttcttttgtttaaagttgtataccctttccttttttaaaagtgttaaattgTATGTGGAAATTAATACAAACCCCATTTATAATTGATAtgtatgcgaaaaactacagaaacaagctcagtagcaaaaggtttaaacggtttaatggcactggataAACGCCAACGACAAagaacatcaaaacaaaaagaaattaattaattaatcataAAGACTTCAGAGTAAAGATATGCTTAAAGCATTCTTTCGTTTGTTGAAGACGATATTATGTGAGTGGAcagtaaattaattaaatgactcataaaagtgaatatttgaaattacaatatattttatttataggtatgaaaatgtttaatagACTCTCTGGTCGTAAATTGAAAATGTAGTTTTCAACCCTTTGTTACTTAATGAACAATTTACCTAATGCACGGGCAAATTATTAGAATtgcaaataacaaataatcatattttccT from Mya arenaria isolate MELC-2E11 chromosome 7, ASM2691426v1 carries:
- the LOC128239912 gene encoding uncharacterized protein LOC128239912 isoform X2, whose product is MESAEYECEICFDETALGFCKTCGHTGKACLGIHKKGRAFQSHIIDMYEEGDEKTKLSMRDIPKDSCKEHPTEKALFLCKVYECVICGRCLNSGHLSCGEQVVDLLKEAGTIHCDIVNNMQAALTELKYASMRLKEESKRKKETSQLQAEKRNSDLDSLETRLKRSVEDVISQVRREACKFNDENCERFSSIASVCEKNIVLADEEEEQNKKFEMSSSTGQLYLRSKSFNKTVSEAKLQMKELEHKQTFKIFCLKENNKALNSLFDVLRDVCRIEEEVDGSDDGSTVTHVGGIAASDKHRNREIKSGHVEEFRVKDTMMGLAIGTHGANIKQAKQVEGVTHIDVNKKTCTFKVYGKTEEACKRARNMLEYTEKNYQVPRDLVAMVIGKKGKNIQDIVDISGIVRVKIEGDDERDDPRQEVERLRKEKMEIDQQLRSLCRSRTPRSTGTAEEK
- the LOC128239912 gene encoding uncharacterized protein LOC128239912 isoform X1, whose translation is MESAEYECEICFDETALGFCKTCGHTGKACLGIHKKGRAFQSHIIDMYEEGDEKTKLSMRDIPKDSCKEHPTEKALFLCKVYECVICGRCLNSGHLSCGEQVVDLLKEAGTIHCDIVNNMQAALTELKYASMRLKEESKRKKETSQLQAEKRNSDLDSLETRLKRSVEDVISQVRREACKFNDENCERFSSIASVCEKNIVLADEEEEQNKKFEMSSSTGQLYLRSKSFNKTVSEAKLQMKELEHKQTFKIFCLKENNKALNSLFDVLRDVCRIEEEVDGSDDGSTVTHVGGIAASDKHRNREIKSGHVEEFRVKDTMMGLAIGTHGANIKQAKQVEGVTHIDVNKKTCTFKVYGKTEEACKRARNMLEYTEKNYQVPRDLVAMVIGKKGKNIQDIVDISGIVRVKIEGDDERDDPRQGHKLFTFLGTVENISNAQTLLEYNIDHLREVERLRKEKMEIDQQLRSLCRSRTPRSTGTAEEK